The Cyclobacteriaceae bacterium DNA segment TGGCGATCATACCAGTACTTATGACGATACATAGCCTTTCGCTTACTGTTAAACGCTAATTGAAACTCGCGCTCGTTCGGATCCTTTATCTCACGTATTACCGCTTCATAATCCTCCATAATTTCATCGAACACATTGCGGTCACAGAAATAAAGCGTTGGATACAAATACCCCCGATACGACCGAAAGACCGTTTTTTCGATATTGGCTTCGGGGTATAAATGGCTGATGTATCCGCCCCTTAAGATCATGTTTCGGTAAACTGTGAGACGTGGATTGTCCTGAGTATTATTTTCGATCCATGTCAAGACATGGTCAACCTGGTTTCGATGACCATATTGATACATTAACCCAATAATATTTTGATGATTATTGAATAAACGGGCTAATTCAAAATAATTCCGTTGATCTTGTTCCAGTAAGGTATTAAAGCACCACTCAATTCCATTGATATCACCCAGTGCCGCATATAACGAAGCCAGAGTATGATACCCATTATTAAAATCACTAGGACTACGCCCGTTTGGCTCGAAGCTCCCTTTGGGATAATACGTGACAAATGCAACTTTTGTCTGATCATTGCGAGGCGAAATTATTTCGACTAGTTCCTTTATTTTATCACTGTTAACATCACCTAGAGTAAGCCAAAACTGAAGGGCAACATTTAACTCAAACGGAACAGCAGGGCGATACATAGAAGGATTACGATAAAACTGGAGTACTAATTCACGGTTAAATTCAAGTACTCGTCTTAATACACCTACTTTAAAATCATCCGGAGCATAGTATTGATCGCGTGCCAGAATGAAAATAAACTTATTTCGTTGCGTTATTAAAAAATCAGGATCCTCGATAAACAAAGCGTTCGTACAATTTTCTTCGATGAATTTGATTAATTCAGACTTTAACCCTCCATCAAATCGTTTATCCAAATACATGAGAATCCGGTAAACATCAACAGCTTGTTGCAATCGGCTTTTCGTATCTAATGATTGCAAATAAGGAATCAGCGAACCTGGTTTATAACGTTCTTCTGTTAGTAAATAGAAAGTCTTCGCTTGCAAATCAACCTGCTCGCTCTTCATTAAACTCATCGATTCGCTGCGCACGCGTTCAATCACACGATCATTTTTCTTCTGCTCGGCATCGTACCAGTAAAATCCACTCAAGGTGATCAAAATAACAATGGCTAATGAAGTAGCGATACGCTGAGGTCCGTATTTCATGAAAGCCTTTGTTACGGCAACCTTCCGTGCACTGCGTTTTAAAAATTGCTTGATATCCTCCAATGTTTCATGAGCGTGGGCCCTGGCTTTTATTTTATCATCCTGCACCTCGGAGTAGCGCGTAAGCCAGGCAGCATTAGGCTTGCAGGTATCATACCAATTTTCAAAATAGGTCAAAGGCCCAATCGGAAGTAAGAAGTCGCTACTCTTTCCACTTTGCTTCCAACGATCCATTTGCTTTTTAAAATCGAGAAAGGTTGAATAAAACTCATATTCACGACTTGCCCATTTGTTAAGCTTACTCCAGTTACGAATTAAACTCTCATGCGTTATATCAAGAACGGAGTCAGGCTTAAGATCATGGGTAGAGGGGTCATCTGTTTTAAAGGGGCGAATAAACGAGTTGCCTTCTTCACGGAACGTATTAATTACATCTCCCACAACTTTTGACGTAAACTCCGGTGTATTGATGATCGCGGTAATCTCTTCTATGGACATCCGGTTCCTAACTGCCCGGCTGTTATCAATCTTGGTAAGGCAACAAAATGCATTAACAATGATACGTTTAGCATCATGCTGACTTGATGGATGGTCCGGGTGCTTACGGTTGTAATACTCCCAGGCATTTTCATATAGAATGCTTGCATGAATTTCTATAATCTTGGCTAAGCCAGTTTCAGTATAGAATTGCCGCTGACTTTCGGGTAGTTCGTTGAACCATGTACGAAACCGCTGTTGATCTTCGTCCGGCAATTCATCAGCAGGCATACCCCCCACCATGGCGTAGTGAATGAGATCCATCTCCTGTTGGCCTCGATCAGCGGCAAGCCAAACCTGGCTTAACGCATGCTGAAGTATCGGCAACTGGTCAACCCCTTCAGAAATATCATAAACAAGTCGCTCAATTAAGCGCTGCGAAATTCGGTTACCGCTAAGAATGGCCGGTTCTTCAATGACCTGCTTCAAATCTTTTCGCTTTAAACGCGGGACAAAGAATTGGGAAAAGCCAATATACTCCGGTAGCCCTCTGAAGGCCGAACATTGTCCGATATAATCAGAGCGCATGGTGCAGACAATGTACACCGGTAAATTTCGCTTGATGGCAATACGGGCAGTTTCCAACACAAGATTCACAACAACCTGTGAATCCTGCGAAGGAGCCTCGTTGTGATAATTCTCAGGATTGGTAAAGAACTCTTCAAACTGATCCACAATCAGCATCAGGTTGGCCGCCTTCCGCTTCTTGTCTCGCTTTTCTATATCCGAAAACTGATTCCATTCTGGTGCTTCTTCGTCAGCAAAAAATGCTGAGTTCGTGTACAAATCAATCAATGATGAAAATCCGCGCTTCAACTCTGTTTCAATCGTAGAAGCTGATCGGTCAAATCGCTCAGCCAGTGACTTCGCCATATTCTTTACCGGACTGCGTTCAGGCCTGAAATCAGCAACCACCCAGTTGGTGTAACGCGCTTTAAAGAAACCGGCCCGTGCATTGGGTATTAAGCCGGCATAAATCAATGACGACTTACCTTCACCCGAAGCACCTGTTACCATCAAGAACTTGTTTTGCTCAAGCAAAGACGTAATCTGATCAACCTGGTAATCGCGACCCTTAAAATAAAGGCTCTCCTCTTCTGTGAATGACCGAAGACCAGTGTAAGGGCAGATTATGTGTGAATCAGATGTTTTCATCAATGTAGTTTGTCCATTCGGTATTTGTTTTTATTTGGTATCGGTCGAAATTCTGCCAACCATCAGCGGAAATCCCTGTGCCATTTTGATAACCGTACAGCAACCACCAGGTAAAAATAGCCTGATCCGTATCCGAAATGAGTGGAGGAAAATTCTGACGTCCCGCGTGCAAAAGTGAATGGAAACCAAAAGCATGTGCCATACGCTGTTGCGCAATAGATTTTGCTCCGAGGTTTTTAATCAGCAGACTGGCTTCAGCCACTCTGCTTTGGGGATCTTGCAGCATTATTCCTTGTGCTATCAATTGACGATGAGGTTGTCCAGTAGTCAGATTTTCGACTCTGCCCATTTCAACATACGCTGAATCGAGTAGTCGTTTAATCATTGCATCGTCCTTTTTTTCAAGTTGAAGTCGGGTGGCTGCAAAAGCATACAGTGATGATCGGTTTATCGGTTTTTTGAAAATGGACATTAACTGATAAGCTTTCTCAAAATGACCTTGTTCAGTAAGGCCCTTAACCGCATAGGCAATCATCCTGAAAGCCTGACCATTTGCCTGAAATGGGAATTCTTTTGAACGTAAAATATTTAGTAGAATAGAAGGGTCTATTTTATGGTAATAGCTTACCATTGAAGACGTATCTCCTTTCAATTGCGCCTCATACCCGGCATACAAATGGAGAAAATTAAGATCAACATTAGACACATCATTTCGCTCAGCAATCGCAGATTCAAGCTTAGTAAAGATTTCATATCGGATTGGGGTACCGGCAAAATAATGCATGCCCCAAATTTTCTGATTGTAGTCGCGAAACCAAATACCGAAATAAGCCAACTCAGCATTTGAAGGATAAAACTTGTTAAACAATCCGCTACTCAAGATATAGTTGATAAATATATCCGAATAATAAAAGAACATAAAGCTTCGAGGTTCCAAAGGATGATACTCCCAGCGCACATCTGGGTAAACAAAGAGAAACTTCCGAGGCATCATCATCTGTTCTGAACCGGAAATCGCCAGTACGCTGATTACTTGGTTCAAGTAGTTCGAGCTAACACTATTGAAATATCCCATAGCACGATCAAAACTCGTAGTCACGGAAACAAGTTCTCTTCTCATGGACTTAAAAATGCCTTCATTCTTGTATGACAATGCCATTAAGAAATTACGCTCATCAGATTCAGGTAGTTTTTCAACTACTGACCTGTACTTGTTGAAATAAGAATTAAGTTCTTCACTGTTGCAGAATACAAGTGCAAGATTAGAGTTTGCATCTGTAAAATTATACATATGAATATTACTGGCTGCTGCGTAATATCCGTGTAATGTTCGCCCCAACATTCGGGAGTAGAAATTCTCCTCGGTAATGCCCTTCCGTTTACAATAGCCCGTCACAAAGTTATCTAGTTCACTTCCAGTTTTGTTATAGGTAAAGTAAACAGCGGCTATCTGGGCTGCATTATCAGCACCAGCCGCATAATCACTCTGATAATTTGGCTGACTATGCCTCAATAAGGTATCCATGCACTGAAGCACACGATTGCTATTACCCTGGCTGGCGTATAAATAGGCCAATAGCTGGTACAGGCCATTGTGCTTGAATCCATAATCTTGGGCACCGCGGATCAATAGCTTATCAATATGATAATTTGACTCGAACCAATTGGTTTGCTGTTCATTTTCAAAAGGTGAAAGCAGACCAATCCAACGTTGAAGTCCTTCTTGGTTTACAGTCTTATGATTAATGGCGTTTTCAATAGCCAGGTTAAGATTCTGCATATCATGAAAATCAGTTGGTTGATTTTCAAGAATATAAGAAGCCCATAAAGCTGATCGCTCTGCATTGCGTTTCCGAAAGGAGCTAATCTGTTCATCGGGATTATAGTAATACGCATACTCAAGGGTAACCCGGAATTCATTAATTCTACGCAGAATTTTAGCAAGTTTATCTGCACTCAATTGCTCAGGTTTCCAGGTATTCAGTAAACTATCCGCAATTGTGAGGCTTTTAGAAATTTCGCTTTTCGGTTCGCCCATACCTTGAAAAACCAAAAGGGTGGCTATACCGGAAGCTACGTGAAGCTTTTCAGCTGGATCAGGAATATATTCTACCACTTCATTTGTGGTAGTTTGCCCAAGTTTTATTTCCTGTAGGATCAAATTGATCCTGTCAGCGTAAGTCACCTTTGGATTCGCTGCCAGCGCCAACGCTTCATCATGCATGGACTTTAATACGTAATCATTCTGCCGCTTGAAATAATCGCGCACCGCAAAAGAACTCAACGTAACAATCAGAAGAACGCCAAAAACCGCTGCAATTCTTCGCGGGCCATACCGCATAACTGTACGTGTTACCGTGTGCTTTCGCGCACTTCGCTGCAAAAATTCGTTGGAGTTAGCCAACACCTGACGCGCTTGTGAAAGTTTTTTACTTTGCGCAATATCCTCCGGCAAATAGCGTGCAATCCAATGCACGTTGGGCTTAACTTTACTATACCAATTTTCAAAATAAGTTAGCTGACCTATTGATAGTAAGAATCCACCCGTCTTTTTGCTTTCCACCCAACGATTAAGCTGTTGTTCAAAGTCGAGCGAGATCATGTAATTGTCAAACTCTTCATCCGCCCATTCTCCAAGATATGCCCAATTCCGAATCAAACTTTCGTGGGTGATGTCTAACACATCATGCTCTTCAAGTTTTAGATTTTCGGATTCATCCAGCATGAATGGTCGAATAAATGTATTGCCCGGTTCCCGAAAAATATTCAGCACTGCTCCCACTTCTGTTGTTCCGAATTCGGGTCTACCCAAAATCTGCGTAATCTCCTTCAACGTCATTCGGTTACGCACCGCACGACTTTGGTCAATTTTGGTAAGGCAGATAAACGCATTTTTTATAATAGCCTTGACATCTGCATCGGCAATAACTTTCCCGGTTTTATTTTTATAATAAACAGCCGCCTCTTCATACAATTTATTGGTGTGGGTATCCAATACATTCTGTAAATCAGGCTTATGATAACACGCCTGTATTTTACCTGGTAATGAAGCAAACCATTGTTTAAATCGCCCAGTATGATCATCGGGCAATTCTTCAACCGACATCCCACCCACCATCGCATAATGGATTAAGTCCATCTCTTCATTTCCATTGTTGGCCGCATGCCATATCTGGTTTAGTGCATGCTGAAGAATAGGAAGTTGATCAACACCCTCCGTGATGTCGTGTATCAACCTTTCTGTTAATCGTCTTGTAATCTTATTTCCACTCAGTACTGCCGGCTCCTCAATAACCTGTTGAAGTTGTGCTCGATTTAAGCGCGGTACGAAAAACTGGCTGAACCCGATGTATTCTGGTAATCCCCTAAAGGCAGCACATTGTCCGATATAATCGGAGCGCATAGTGAAGACAATATAAATGGGAAGATCTTCCTCCAACGCAATCCGTGCGGTTTCAAGCAAAAGATTGAGCACAAGGTTTGAATCTTTAGAGGGTACACCGCGATGATAATTTTCGGGATTTGTAAAAAACTCTTCAAACTGATCTACCAGCACAATAAGATTTGAGGCATCGCGCTTAAGTTTCGCTTTACCTTGATCATCAGCTTGTCTCCACTCAATAGAATCTATATCTATAAAACGTTTGGAATTCTTGTATAAATCGACCAATGCTGAAAAGCCATGGTGCAACTCGGATTCAACTGTATGCGGATTGGCAATGTCTAATTGTTTTGCCAAGGATGAACATAGATTCTTAAATGGTGTACGTTCAGGCCGAAAATCGGCCACACTCCATTGCGTGTATTTTGATTTTAAGAAACCGGCACGTGCATTTGGGATAATACCCGCATATACCAGTGAAGACTTACCATCACCGGAAGCTCCGGTAAGCATAAGAAATTTATTGCGTTGAAGTTGTTCAGTAGCTTGTTCGATATGCTCTTCCCTACCCTTAAAATACAGCGACTCCTCCTCTGTAAAGGAGCGTAAACCGGTGTAAGGACAAATCTGGTATTCTTCGAACATTTCGGATTGAAGATTTTAGATTTCAGACGTTAGATTCAGTTTTCTCATATCTCCTTCAATCACTTTAGTTCTATTACTGTTGTATAAACCTTCTTTACCTCAGCAGGTACTTTGTCCTTCGGCACAATGGTTGAAACTACTTTGGGTGCTTTGAAATTACGAGCGAGGTTACTCTTTGGATCATCCTCGCCTACCAAAAACAAGGGTGTTGGTGATGATGCTCCGCCTACCTGCTTCCAAACTTGTTTTATAAAGGGTAGCGCCCAATCAGCTGCATATTTGAAATATACAACTGCCAACTTGCTTCTTGGAATTTGCTGGGTACTGATTTCACGATATTGATCCTCACCATCGGGCATGATGTTCATAATCTCCACCGGGTATTCCTGGCTAAGCATATCGGTAATTACTTTAGCCTCCACTTCATCCTGCTGATTGAAGATGAAGAATATATCGGTGTCCTTCGAATCATAAACGGCTACATCTTGCTTCATCATCACCACACGAATATCATCTACCAGTTGCATGGGCCCCTGGCTGTTGGAGAACATCATGTTTCGCGTAATGTTATTCCGGATATATTTTATAAAATTCTGTTGTGCGGGTTTAATAACCGTACTACCCTCTGGATAGAGCCAGATGAATGAATTAAAGTTTTCATCGTTTGAATCAATTCTCCGCTTTGCCTCCAGAAACTGGTACTGTGGAAAAGAGACTTCATCATCAGACTCAAATCTCCTTCCAAATTCTCCGCTTAGCATATGCAACGAGCAGGTACATTTGGCCAATTCATCCGAAACTTTCTGCTTAAAAGTGTCATCATCTGCAGGACAATCGGTAGATGGTAATACATTGAATCCAGCCTTTTGAAGTACAATGGCCATTTCTTCGCGTTGCTCCTTCAAATCCGTTGATGTCCAGGCCAGGTAGACACTGGGCCGTTGGCGATCAATAACCTGTACTTTTATAGCTGAGGGTAGCGATGTGGTAAACGTGGTTGGAATAATCTGTCTGGCGGTAATGTCTTGATGCGAAGCGGCAACAGGTTCCCCCCTTTCCTTTAACTTAATTCCTTGTACAATTTCCTTAATCGCATTTGCCAGTTTATTTATTTGATTGCGATACAGAATTCGTCCACCGGTAACACTAATTTCATCATCCACTGGTCTCAAAGGTCGGTTTACACCTGCATCGCGATAAATGAAATCAATAGACCTTAGCACACCATTCAATTCAGTTTCAAGCAACTTGGTATCATCAATTTCTATTTCATGAATTTTTACAGGAAGTATGCGCGAACCCACATTTCCGTTCGGCAGCTTAACCATACGACCAATGTTGTCATACTCAGATTCATTTTTAAACACTTTAAATTCCTGATTCCACGCAAAAGAAGATGTATCGCAATAAGTTTGTGAGATAATTGGAATAAAGATGAGTGACTTAATCTTATTATTGATCGATTGATCAACATGGTGCGTTTCCTGTAAACCTTCCTTCGGGTTTTTATCAAAAAAAATGGACAGCTTATCTTTCAATGTAGCGTCCAATTCTTGATTGAGTTTTTCTACAAACTCCGTTACCCAGCCATCATATTTGTTATCGTTATGCCTGTAGCTAACAAAAATATCATACTCAAAGCCTTGAATAATTGAGGGCATAGGGAGAGGGTTAGTGGCTGAAGTAAGTCTCTATTTAATCATAAAAAAGCAGAAATACAATTTTTAATTCCTCGTCACTTAAGAAAACAATTCATATCAAATCATTAAACACGCAATGCCATGTTCCTATCTTTGGATACCTCCACACAGTTCCATTTGCCATGAATAAAAGAAACCTCTTCA contains these protein-coding regions:
- a CDS encoding ATP-binding protein; the protein is MFEEYQICPYTGLRSFTEEESLYFKGREEHIEQATEQLQRNKFLMLTGASGDGKSSLVYAGIIPNARAGFLKSKYTQWSVADFRPERTPFKNLCSSLAKQLDIANPHTVESELHHGFSALVDLYKNSKRFIDIDSIEWRQADDQGKAKLKRDASNLIVLVDQFEEFFTNPENYHRGVPSKDSNLVLNLLLETARIALEEDLPIYIVFTMRSDYIGQCAAFRGLPEYIGFSQFFVPRLNRAQLQQVIEEPAVLSGNKITRRLTERLIHDITEGVDQLPILQHALNQIWHAANNGNEEMDLIHYAMVGGMSVEELPDDHTGRFKQWFASLPGKIQACYHKPDLQNVLDTHTNKLYEEAAVYYKNKTGKVIADADVKAIIKNAFICLTKIDQSRAVRNRMTLKEITQILGRPEFGTTEVGAVLNIFREPGNTFIRPFMLDESENLKLEEHDVLDITHESLIRNWAYLGEWADEEFDNYMISLDFEQQLNRWVESKKTGGFLLSIGQLTYFENWYSKVKPNVHWIARYLPEDIAQSKKLSQARQVLANSNEFLQRSARKHTVTRTVMRYGPRRIAAVFGVLLIVTLSSFAVRDYFKRQNDYVLKSMHDEALALAANPKVTYADRINLILQEIKLGQTTTNEVVEYIPDPAEKLHVASGIATLLVFQGMGEPKSEISKSLTIADSLLNTWKPEQLSADKLAKILRRINEFRVTLEYAYYYNPDEQISSFRKRNAERSALWASYILENQPTDFHDMQNLNLAIENAINHKTVNQEGLQRWIGLLSPFENEQQTNWFESNYHIDKLLIRGAQDYGFKHNGLYQLLAYLYASQGNSNRVLQCMDTLLRHSQPNYQSDYAAGADNAAQIAAVYFTYNKTGSELDNFVTGYCKRKGITEENFYSRMLGRTLHGYYAAASNIHMYNFTDANSNLALVFCNSEELNSYFNKYRSVVEKLPESDERNFLMALSYKNEGIFKSMRRELVSVTTSFDRAMGYFNSVSSNYLNQVISVLAISGSEQMMMPRKFLFVYPDVRWEYHPLEPRSFMFFYYSDIFINYILSSGLFNKFYPSNAELAYFGIWFRDYNQKIWGMHYFAGTPIRYEIFTKLESAIAERNDVSNVDLNFLHLYAGYEAQLKGDTSSMVSYYHKIDPSILLNILRSKEFPFQANGQAFRMIAYAVKGLTEQGHFEKAYQLMSIFKKPINRSSLYAFAATRLQLEKKDDAMIKRLLDSAYVEMGRVENLTTGQPHRQLIAQGIMLQDPQSRVAEASLLIKNLGAKSIAQQRMAHAFGFHSLLHAGRQNFPPLISDTDQAIFTWWLLYGYQNGTGISADGWQNFDRYQIKTNTEWTNYIDENI